Below is a genomic region from Medicago truncatula cultivar Jemalong A17 chromosome 3, MtrunA17r5.0-ANR, whole genome shotgun sequence.
TCATATTATGACAGAATGTACCACTTTTctcaagaaacaaaagaaaagccTGACTGTTTTGTGTTCAAATGAAGATGCTTCagaaagaaattttgaaaacaatTTCACTAAGCAAATAAATGCCATGACTGGTAGAGTCTCTTCTGATATAGAATCATGTGATGAAGAGTTAGTATATGATGAGCTAGTTGCCTCCTATAAAGGATTGTATGCCAAAAGTGCAGAAATATGTCAGATGCTGGAAgaacagaaaaaagaaaatagtcaACTGCTATCTGAAAGAAGTAATCACTTGGCAAGTATCTCTGAACTCAATGATGAGGTAAGGCTCTTGAAATCTCAACTTGAAAATATTATGAAACAGGTGAAAATGATGACAACTGGCACTAGTACCCTAGATGAGGTTTTAAAAGCACAAGTTAAAGAAAATCCAAAAGGTATAGGATTTGATTACAATCCTTTGAACCAGACACAAAAGAACCGTCATTTTTCTTATGCTCTAGAAGACCATGGGatgataagaaaagaaaaacaagacaTCAATGTTGATGTTGCTGCAGGAAATGATACTGGTTCATCAAGCAAGATCATGTTGCAACCTTCAGAAAAACATCATTATCCTAAGAATAAGAAAGTAACTCACACTTGGATCTATCACTATTGCAAGAGAAAATGCCACATAAGACCTTTTTGTTTTAAGTTGCATGGTTATCCTGATCAATCAGGACACAATCCACGTAACCATAAGAGGAAGAATGAGAAGAAAAGCTGGAGGCCAAAACACAACAATACTGGACTGATGGTCCACACATCTCTGGAAACATCATCAAGTAATATCTGGTATTTTGACAGTTGATGTTCCAGACATATGACTGGAGAAAAatatttctttgaaaatttgaaaacttGTGATCATGgaaatgttatttttggtgATGGAAGCAAAGGAAGAGTACAAGGGACTAGAAATACATGCATTAAGAAGTCACCTAAATTGAAAATGTGCTCTTAGTCAAAGGACTAgtatttaatttgattagtATCAGTGAATTGTGTGGTCAAGgattataagtaaaatttgacAATAGTTCTTTGAACAGTTCTTTGACTAATTAGTGAATTTTGTGACTAATCAAGAAGGAATGGTTCTAATGAGAGGTATTAGATCAAAGAATATAACTGCTATAagtggatttctcctcagaaggAACAGTTCTTTGAATGAGCTAAAATGTTGATAGAAAGGTTGGAACATCAGAAAATTCGTAAAGGTTATAACATTATACACAATGAtaatttgaataatttgagaAGAATTTGTGTGAATGACAATCACTTAAATAAACTAAATCACTCCATCAGGATTTCTACTGAAATGGAAAGTTCTTCAGAAAATCTAGTGCTTAAGGGAtggacaaaaatattaaaattggaGAAATTAAGGGACACATTTGACATTTCGCTACAAAGGAAGTTAGAGCAGTTACCTTATGACAGGCGTGCATTAATTTTTCATGTCTCTCACTCCTCATTGGTGCACGCCATTTCAGGAAGTTTCTTTCGGTTTCTCTTTCAATTCCTAACTAAGCGCAATCATCTCTCACACAACCATAGTCTGCAGTTGTCTCTCTCAAAAACTTTCAAAACCGTATACATTCCTTCCCTAATAACAAAACTCCGTCACTCTCCGACTATCACTAAACTTCTTCATTTACAACAGTTCACTATGAAAACCAAATCAAGCTTTCCTCCAGTTAAAAAGACTGTGTCTGATGCAGACGCCTCTACCCCTATGAAGGTTAAGCCTATCTCCACTGTTGCTCCTTCgtcaatcaaaaagaaaaacactccCAAATCTGCTACTAAAAGAAAATCCTTGAAGAGAAGTGATTTGAAGGATACACAACCCGATAACTCTATTCAAGAAGCCAAGATAAGCAAGGGCAAAGAGGAACTCAATGACATGTATGATGTCTCAACTCATGCAGAGAAACCAACTTCTGGTCCTGATGTAGGTAATCCTGATGAAACCCTTGTTTCAAACACTTCTGATACTGGTAGGAAACTAGGATTAGAAGATTTGAATGATGCGATAGATAGTACTGAGAACATGGACATAGATGTTGGTAACGAAAGGAATGTCAATGACTTTGTTAATCAAGATCCTGGTAATTCTGGTTTTTGTAAGAATGTTGGACTAGATGTTGAAACATCTTTGGATCGACCCAGTAACCCCATTAATGTCACTACAACTGAAGATGGTAGTAAGGACCTGAGTGTTGAAACAGATCCAGAGATAGAATCAAACCCTGATAAGTTAGTTGAAGACGTCAATTCTAAAGAAGAAGATGAGGCTGAAGAAGTCTCAAAGGAAACAAATGAGGAAGATGGTTGTGAGAATAAAGATAAGAACAATGATGTGGTGGATGTCGACGAACTGAATCTAGATGATATACCCCTAGCAAAACATCGTGGTGATGGTGTGGCAAGAGGTTGAGAAGCAACAAAGGAATTGTTGTAGTTCCTACAAGCACACTTCCTAAGAAAAGGACTGCCTCTGTAGCTGAAACTCCAAAAGGCAAGACTAAGATTACAGGTGTGGGTCCTAAGAAAGGGTGGAGTAAAGTCAGTGTGATGGCTGCCAATGAAAGCTCAAAAAAGCGAAAGGTTAATTCCTCCAGTGAATCTGAATATGAAGTTGAGAAGGATGCTCTCAACATTAATGCCACTGATGTGAAGAAGTCAACTGTGAAAAAGGGTACTCAGACAGTAGCTAATGTGCCCATTGACAAAGTTTCATTTCATCTTCTAGAATTTGCACTACGATGGAAGTTCATATACCACATGAGGGTAGCTGTTGAAAGAGAACTGAGTGAAGAGACTGTTAAAATAAAGGAAGTTATGGAGCAAATCAAGGAAGCTAGACTTATGAAGACTGTGTGCAATCTAGGTGACTGCTATGAAAAGCTGGTAAAAGAGTTTGTGGTCAACATACCTGAAGACTATGACAACCCTCTGAGTAGGGAATATCAGAAAGTTTATGTTAGAGGAGAATGTATCAACTTTTCTCCCAACATTATCAACAGATTCCTTGGGTTGGCTGAAGAGGATTTTGTGGAACTGGAAGCAACTGATAATCAAATCAGCATGGAAGGGACTGCTAACAAAGTGAGAACTTGGCCAAAGAAGGAAAAGATTTCATCAGAAAAACTGAGTGTGAAGTATGTCATCCTAAATAGGATTGGAGCTGCAAATTGGATTCCCACTACTGATACCTTAGATATTGCAACAGGTTTGGCTAAATTCATTTATGCTGTTGACACTAGAGTTAAGATGAATTTTGGTAGGTATATTTTTGATCAAACAATAAGGCATGCAAAGACTGATGCAGTCAGACTCCCAATAGCCTTTCCTTCTCTACTATGTAGCATTATTTTAGATCAACATCCAGGTCTTGTGaccaaggttgtcaaaatcgagTTCCTACTAAAGATCGTTGGGGCATAGAAAGAGCGTAAATCGTAAGATCGTAACAAGGATCGTAAGATCCCACCTAAtagacaaaataataataaaagatattaaaaaaataccctttcataaaaaaactttttattaaTCATCATTCTCATATTACTTGAGCCTCATTTAGaaacttcataaaaataacaacacatcaatttcttaaacataaaaaaactaGTTCAACAAGTCATATTTGGGTTAGGAAAAAATAAACGTGAAACTGGGTTGttttacgttttttattttttttctttgatttgaaAACTGTGATATGAGAACTAAGAGATAATGGGTTGAAATTTATAGAACAAATGAAGGATGAGAGGGAATGGATTCattgaatgaataattgaatcAATTACTATTCAGATAAAAAGAggagaaaaattcataatttcaGAGAAATACCCAATTCCCtaacttaatgatttaataaaacACCAACAACTCCCCCAAAAACGAAATTAATGGTATATTATGACCTTTTCAAGTGAAAACGAGTCGAAATTGAACTGAAGCGGGTCGTTTTCATACTGGACGGTGTCGGGTCATCAACCTCTGAACCAGGTCAAAATCAATTGCAGAAAACACAGAAAAGCGTCGATTCTGCAATATTCCGCTCGGCGCGCCGGCCGTTCCGACGTCTTTTCCGATCTGCTAACCGCTCTAGATCGGTGATGGCCATAAAAAGCGCAAAATCGTACAATTTTGGGTGTTAGATCgcgattttgacaaccttgctTGTGACTGCCTCTGATCTTCCCAAGAAGAGGGATTCTCCTCTCACCATTCATCAAAAACTTTTTGGAGACAATCATGTACCATATCTTGTTGGAACATTTGTCCCCACTTCTGCTATAGGGTTCGTGACTAAGGAAGAAATCATAACTGCTTTGAAAGATATGTGTGTTATGCTAGATGAGAGGAAGGCTCAATTGAAGCTAATGATTCATTCCTTGGAGAAAGGGCATGCTGATAA
It encodes:
- the LOC112419786 gene encoding uncharacterized protein, whose protein sequence is MAANESSKKRKVNSSSESEYEVEKDALNINATDVKKSTVKKGTQTVANVPIDKVSFHLLEFALRWKFIYHMRVAVERELSEETVKIKEVMEQIKEARLMKTVCNLGDCYEKLVKEFVVNIPEDYDNPLSREYQKVYVRGECINFSPNIINRFLGLAEEDFVELEATDNQISMEGTANKVRTWPKKEKISSEKLSVKYVILNRIGAANWIPTTDTLDIATGLAKFIYAVDTRVKMNFGRYIFDQTIRHAKTDAVRLPIAFPSLLCSIILDQHPGLVTKIAILTTLLVTASDLPKKRDSPLTIHQKLFGDNHVPYLVGTFVPTSAIGFVTKEEIITALKDMCVMLDERKAQLKLMIHSLEKGHADNNDDLDEGEKDEDVEGANEDEEEGRSGALVDLKGRVELGMLKGRAELGMLKGRAELDMLKGIAELDMLKGGAFVT